The Tenrec ecaudatus isolate mTenEca1 chromosome 7, mTenEca1.hap1, whole genome shotgun sequence genome window below encodes:
- the LOC142452815 gene encoding exosome complex component RRP43 translates to MAAGFKTVEPLEYYRRFLKENCRPDGRELGEFRTTTVNIGSISTADGSALVKLGNTTVICGIKAEFAAPPTDAPDKGYVVPNVDLPPLCSPRFRSGPPGEDAQVASQFIADVIENSQIIQKEDLCISQGKLAWVLYCDLLCLDYDGNILDACTFALLAALKNVQLPEVTISEETALAKVNLKKRSHLNIRHYPVATSFAIFDDTLLIVDPTGEEEHLATGALTIVMDEEGKLCSLHKPGGSGLTGTKLQDCLTRAVTRHKEVKKLMDEVIQSMKPK, encoded by the coding sequence ATGGCGGCCGGGTTCAAAACTGTGGAGCCGCTGGAGTACTACAGGAGGTTTTTGAAGGAGAACTGCCGCCCTGATGGAAGAGAACTTGGTGAATTTAGGACCACCACTGTCAACATAGGTTCAATTAGTACTGCAGATGGTTCGGCTTTGGTGAAGCTAGGAAATACTACAGTTATTTGTGGAATTAAAGCAGAATTTGCAGCACCACCAACAGATGCCCCTGATAAAGGATATGTAGTTCCTAACGTGGATCTGCCACCCCTGTGCTCACCGAGGTTTCGGTCTGGACCTCCTGGGGAAGACGCCCAAGTGGCTAGCCAGTTCATTGCAGATGTCATTGAAAATTCACAGATAATTCAGAAAGAGGACTTATGCATTTCTCAAGGAAAGCTGGCTTGGGTTCTGTACTGCGATCTCCTTTGTCTGGACTATGATGGGAACATTTTGGACGCCTGCACGTTTGCTTTGTTAGCTGCTTTAAAAAATGTACAGCTGCCGGAAGTCACCATAAGTGAAGAAACTGCCTTAGCCAAAGTTAATTTAAAGAAGAGGAGCCATTTAAATATTAGACATTATCCAGTTGCAACTTCCTTTGCCATATTTGATGACACTTTACTTATAGTTGACCCAACTGGAGAAGAGGAACATCTGGCCACCGGAGCCTTAACGATAGTGATGGATGAGGAGGGCAAACTGTGCAGTCTGCACAAACCAGGTGGGAGTGGACTGACTGGCACTAAACTGCAGGACTGCCTGACCCGAGCAGTTACAAGACACAAAGAAGTGAAAAAACTGATGGATGAAGTAATTCAGAGTATGAAACCCAAGTAA